TTTCCTGAATAGTCTGCGTTGGATATCCATACATTAAATAAGCATGAACCATAATTCCGGCTTCGGTAAAATTTCGTGTTACTTTGGCAACTTGTTCCACTGTAACTCCTTTATCAATTAATTTAAGTAATCGATCTGAAGCTACTTCTAAACCGCCAGAAACGGCAATACAACCCGAAGCTTTTAACAAGAGACATAAATCTTTTGAGAAGCTTTTTTCGAAGCGAATATTTGTCCACCAGGTTACAGCTAGTTTTCTTTTTAAGATTTCAAGAGCTAAAGCACGCATTAACGCTGGCGGTGCCGCTTCGTCTACAAAGTGAAATCCGTTTTGACCTGTTTTTTCAATCAATTCTTCTATTCTATCGCAAAGCAGACTTGCCACAACGGGTTCGTACACTTTTATATAATCTAAAGAAATATCGCAGAAAGTACATTTTCCCCAATAACAGCCGTGCGCCATTGTGAGTTTATTCCAGCGACCATCACTCCACATTCTGTGCATCGGATTTACAATTTCTGTAACCGAAATATATTTATCCAAAGGTAAATCTGAGTAATCCGGAGTACCTACATAAGCTTGTTTATAATCGTGTTTTAACGAATTATTTTTATAGACTACCTTTCCATTTTCTAATAGAAAAGTTCTTTTATAAGAATTGTAATCAGGATTTTCTAAATTGGCTATTAATTCCTCGATTGGAACTTCGCCATCGTCTAAAGTAATAAAATCAAAAAACTCAAAAACACGTTTGTCCGAAAGCGAACGTAATTCTGTATTTGGAAAACCCCCACCCATCGAAATCTTAATTTCGGGATGATTTTGTTTTACCCATTGAGCAGAACGAAATGCACTATATAAATTTCCTGGAAACGGAACAGAAATTAAAAATAAGGTTGGTTTTACCGCTTCGATTTTTGCTTTTAAAAGTGAAATTAAAATGGAATCGATATAAGTTGGTTCTTTCTGAAGTTCGGCATATAATTCATCAAACGAATTGGCACTTCGTCCTAAGCGTTCTGCATAACGGCTGAAACCAAAATTCTCATCGACACATTCTACAATAAAATCTGAAATATCTTCAAGATATAAAGTAGCCAAATGTTTGGCTTTATCCTGAGTTCCCATTGTTCCAAAAGCCCAATCCAATTCTTCTAACTGCGCAAAACGAGAAGCCTCGGGCAGAAAATCTTCCTGACAAATCTGCAACGCCAAAGTAGGATTTTTTCCCTGTAAAAACTGAATTACAGAATCAATCGTTTTGATGTATTCATCCTGTAAAGCAAAAATACGTTTCGAGTTATCCGAAACATCAGAACCTGAAACTTGAAACCTAAAACTTGAAACTTCAAACAAATCTGAAAGTCCTTTCTTCGAAAACAATTCCAAAATGACATCAATACCCAAATCAGCCTGAACCGATTCTATATTTTTGGTATTCAGAAAACCTTTTATATAAGCCGTTGCCGGATACGGGGTATTCAGTTGGGTAAAAGGCGGTGTAATTACAAAAATTTTCGTTTTCAAAAGGGAATTATTTTTTTGCAAAAATACGGGTTATTGGGGACTTTTTTACATTTGATTTTTTGATTTGAAATTGTAAACATTTAATTACATTTGTCTCAGCCCAAATTACTCAAATGAAACAAAAATTACTTTTTCTTTTTCTTTTTCTACTAGTTACAGTTGCATTATTCTCTCAAAATAAAAATCAATCTATTGGTTTTAAAGAAAACAAAGGACAAATTGTAGATCAAAATGGAAAATTAAACACAGCTGTTAAATATTTATTAAACACGAACGGTTTAAATGTCCAACTCAAAACAAATGGCTTTTCTTATGATGTTTATGAAGTAAAGAGAGTATCTGTTATTAATTCAAATACAGCAAAAACGCTTCCTTACTCAATTCCAGAAAAAGAAGATGTAAGAAAAGAAGAATTTAAGTTAGAATATATTTTTCATCGAATTGATATTGATTTTACTAACTCCAATCCTAATGTAGAATTAGTTACCCAACAAAAATCAGGTGATTTTGACAACTATTATAACATTCCAAATAAACTAGAAGGAATTATTGGAGTCCATCAATACAAACAAGTAACATATAAAAACATTTATCCAAATATTGATGCTGTTTTTACAATTCCTGATGACCCTAAAAAAACGGTTGAGTATAATTTTGTAATCCATCCAAAAGGAAAAATTTCTGACATTAAATTAAAATTTAATGGTGCCGAAACCAATTTGGATAATAACAAAATACTAATGGATGTTCGCTTTGGAAAAATAGAAGAAACACTTCCCGCAAGCTGGATTGAAGATGGAGAAAATAAAAAAGAGATAGCTGTTGAATATATTAAAATTAAGAAAAACCTTTACGGATTTAATGCCCCGAAAGATGTTTCTGGTAAAACAATAATTATTGATCCTGTACCAACTAGACTTTGGGGAACTTATTATGGTGGCGAAGAACTTGATTATGCAAGATCGCTTTTCAGCAAAGATGATTTTGTCTACATGGCCGGAACTACTTACAGTAAAAATAATATTGCTTCAAGTGGAGCTTTTCAAACATCGTTATTAGCAGAAATGAATTATGATTCCTATTTTGTTAAATTCAATTCAGATGGAACAAGGGTTTGGGGAACTTATTATGGCGGAAACAACACAGATGAAATTTTAAAGATTAAGGTTTCGAATAGTAATAATATTTTTATAGCAGGCAGAAGTTTAAGCCCTACTAATATTGCTACTCCATTAAGTCATCAACCCGTAAAAAGTGGTTATTTTGATGGATTTATAGCAAAATTTGATTCTAATGGAGTAAGAGAATGGGGAACTTATTATGGCGGTTTACTAAATGAATCAATAAATAGCATCTTAATTGACTCAAACGAGAATTTTTATGTTTGTGGAGAAACTAATAGCAAAGAAAGCATTAGTACCATTGGAGCACATCAAACAACAGCGGGAAATTTGTTAGATAGTACGACTGATGGCTTTATAGCAAAATTTAATTCTGATGGTTTACAACAGTGGGCAACCTATTACGGAGGTAATAATTTAGATGTTTTAAATGATTGCGGATTTGATTCGGACGGAAATATTATTTTTCTCGGATATTCAAGAAGTCCTAATAATATAGCAACTGAACATTCTTATCAAGAGACAATAATTAAAGATGATGGTTTTTTAGTAAAATTTACTCCTGATGGAAATCGTATTTGGGGAACCTACTTCGGAGGAGAAAACAATGATTATTTTTATAATATAGGCTTAGATTCTGATTACAACATTTATTGTTTCGGAAAAACTAATAGTGTAAACAATATTAGCAGCCCAGGTGTTTTTCAAGAAACTTATATTGAAAGCTCAGGAAATTACAGTACTGGATGCCTCATTAAATTTAACAATAATGGACAAAAATTATGGGGTTCTTATTTTTTTCCAGAAATTTTAGGAGGATCTGTTACTAAAAGCGGCTCAATTTATTTTGCTGGGAGAGCAGAAAGTGGTTTTCAAGCAACAGAAAATGTTTTTCAAGAGACTCAAAACTCTGGAACTAAATCTTATTTAGTCAAATTCAATACCAATGGACAAAGAGAATGGGCAACCTATTTTGGAGGAGAAATGGCAGATAATGCATCCACAGTATATGCTGATAATAACTTCAATATTTTTTTAGGTGGATCTACTAATAGCAAAACTAATATTGCTACACCAGGAACTCACCAAGAGAATCTCTACCCTGATAAAATCAGTTATCAACCTAACACTGCAGATGCTTTTTTGGTAAAATTTAAAGATTGTGATTCTAATGCATCAATCTCTAGCAATTCACCAATTTGTTTTGGCAAAACTCTTGAATTAAGAGCCTCTGGTGGAAATGGATATACATGGACAGGCCCAAATGGTTTTACCTCTTCAGATCAGAATCCAATTATAACAAATGTAAATTCACTAAATAATGGAGAATATACTTGTACATTGACAGGATCTGATTTATGCAATAATATTTTAAAAATAAAAGTCACTATTGGGGACATTGAATCTCCAATTCCAAATTTAGCTATTCTTCCGATCATAACTGGAGACTGTAATACGACTATAACATCTTTACCAACTGCAACTGATGCCTGTGCTGGACAAATCACAGGAACAACCACAAGTCCACTATCTTATAATTTACCTGGAAATTATACTATTATATGGAACTATACTGATGGAAACGGAAATACATCAACCCAAAACCAAATCGTTACTATTACTGGCCAGCCTTTACCATCAGCAGATCCTTTACAAATTTTCTGTGTTGATCAAAATGCGGGATTAAACGATATACAAATTACTGGAGAAAATGTAAAATGGTACAGTAATCTAACTGGCGGAACATTAGTGCCAATCACAACTTTACTCCAGGACAAAGCCACCTATTATGCTTCTCAAACCATAAACGGTTGTGAAAGTGACAGAGTTCCTGTAAAAATCAATATTCAGGTTACTTTCCCTCCAACAGGAGATGCAAATCAACAATTTTGCACTGGACAAAACCCGACAATTGCAAATCTTCAGGTTACTGGAAATTCGGTAAAATGGTATAATTCATCAACAAATGGTTCTTTATTAGCAGAAACAACAAATCTTGAAAATGGTAAAACCTATTATGCATCTCAAACAGAAAACAGTTGTGAAAGCCCTAGATTTGAAGTTAGAGTTTCAATTGTAAATACTCCCTCTGTTCCATCAGGAAATCCAACTCAAGAATTTTGCAAAAATGAAAATCCAACGCTGGAAAACATTCCAATGAATGGACAAAATTTAAAATGGTACGATACCAATTTTTCCGCAACTCCCCTGCCTAATACAACTTTATTAGAAAATAATCGAACGTATTACGCTTCTCAAACAATTGGATGTGAAGGTGACAGAACTCCAATTTTGATAAAAGTTCATGATACTCCTGCACCAACTGGAAATAACAGCCAGCAATTTTGTATTGATGAAATTGCAACCCTAGAAAATTTAAACATAACAGGAACTAATATTAAATGGTATGATTCCGCAACAGCTGGAAATATTTTACCAGAAACTACTTTATTACAAAACGCAGTTTACTATGCTGCACAAACTTTAAATAGTTGTGAAAGCGATAGATTCGCTGTCAACGTCAAAATTCAGGATACTCAAATTCCTATTGCAGATTCTCCACAAATATTCTGTATTCAAAAAAATGCAAAAATTAGTGATATTGATGTTTCTGGACAAAGTAAAAAATGGTACGAAAGTATTTCTTCCAACACTTCTATATCAGAATCAACACTTCTTGAAAATGGTATGACTTATTATGTTTCACAAACCATAAGCAATTGCGAAAGTGACAGAATTCCTGTTTCCATTACTATTCTTGGAGTAACAACCGGCGATTGTATTAATTTTGTTGATGAACTCCCTTTCCCAAAATTCTTTACTCCAAATGGCGACGGCTATAATGATATTTGGACAATTGATGCTGCTTATTTAGCGCCAGGAACGGGAATTAAAATCTATGATCGCTACGGAAAGCTAATTAAAGAATTAGCTCCAAATACTTCTTGGAATGGAACTTATCTTGGAAATCTAGAGCCCGCGTCAGATTATTGGTTTTTAGCCACACGTTTTAACGGCACTGAATTTAGAGGCCATTTTAGTTTAAAACGATAAAAAAAGTCCGCAATTCCTAATAAAGATTGCGGACTTTTTTAAAATTATATTCTTGATGCTTATCAGAATTTTAATTAGACTTTTAAAACTTATGTTCGTCTTTACTAATAACCAAAAATGAAATTAAAGATATCAATGCGGCAATAACTAAATAAAAGCCCACATAACTCACATCATATGTCTTGGCTAACCAAATAGCAATCATCGGCGCAAAAGCAGCCCCAAGAATCCCTGCCATATTAAATGTTAATGATGCGCCAGAATAACGAACATTCGTAGGAAATAATTCAGATAAAAAAGTACCTAGCGGTCCGTAAGTAAATCCCATTAAAGACATTCCGATACAAGCAAAAACGGTTACTAATGCAATGTTTCCTGTACTTAAAAAATAAGCAAAGAAAAATCCAAAAACAGCAATTGCAGCTGTAGCCAGAATAAGCATTTTACGGCGTCCGATTTTATCTGCCACTACAGCAGAAACTGGAATAAAAAGTGCAAAAAACAATACAGAAAATAACTGAATCAACAATCCATCTCTTTTCACGATTCCTAAATCTGAAGTTGCCCAGCTTAAGGTAAATACAGTCATCAAATAGAAAACCAAGAAAGTTGTGATTGCTGCAAAAGTTCCAAAAATCAATTGGTTCTTATATGATTTTACTAATTCCAGAAAAGGAACTTTAACTTCTTCCTGCTCTTTTTTAGAATTTTCGAAAGAAGGTGTCTCTGTAATTTTTGTTCTAATATAAAATCCAACAATTACTAGAAGTGCACTGGCAATGAAAGGAATTCTCCAGCCATAATCCATAAAATCTTCATTGCTCATCGAATCGGTTAAAAGTAAAAATGTTCCTCCCGAAAGCAGTAATCCAATTGGCGCTCCTAATTGTGGAAACATTCCGTACCAAGCACGCTTATTTGGCGGCGCATTTTCTATAGCCAATAAAACAGCTCCTCCCCACTCGCCTCCTAAACCAACACCTTGTCCAAATCTGCAAAGCATTAACAATAAAGGTGCTGCAACTCCAATACTTTCATAACTTGGCAGAAAACCAATCGTAACTGTAGAAATTCCCATAGTTAACAAAGCGGCAACTAAAGTAAATTTTCGACCAATCTTATCTCCATAATGTCCGAAAAAAGCAGAACCCAAAGGACGGGATAAAAATGCAATTGAAAATGTTGCTAAAGACTCCAATGTTGCCATAGTCGAATCTGCACTAGGAAAAAATAATTGAGGAAAAACCAATACAGCAGCATTGGCATAAATATAAAAATCAAAAAATTCGATTGTTGTGCCAATAAGGCTTCCAAAAAGAACATGTTTTAAGGAGTTCTTTTGATTCGGGTTCGTTTTCATGTAAAATTGATATAACTTTTTTTTTGATTACAAAAATATAGTTTCATTATTAATAATTCATCTTTCAGATAATTAGTTTTAAAACACTTTCTGTTTTTTAACAAAATTCATGTATTTTATATTTTAAAA
This portion of the Flavobacterium panacagri genome encodes:
- a CDS encoding T9SS type B sorting domain-containing protein, with product MKQKLLFLFLFLLVTVALFSQNKNQSIGFKENKGQIVDQNGKLNTAVKYLLNTNGLNVQLKTNGFSYDVYEVKRVSVINSNTAKTLPYSIPEKEDVRKEEFKLEYIFHRIDIDFTNSNPNVELVTQQKSGDFDNYYNIPNKLEGIIGVHQYKQVTYKNIYPNIDAVFTIPDDPKKTVEYNFVIHPKGKISDIKLKFNGAETNLDNNKILMDVRFGKIEETLPASWIEDGENKKEIAVEYIKIKKNLYGFNAPKDVSGKTIIIDPVPTRLWGTYYGGEELDYARSLFSKDDFVYMAGTTYSKNNIASSGAFQTSLLAEMNYDSYFVKFNSDGTRVWGTYYGGNNTDEILKIKVSNSNNIFIAGRSLSPTNIATPLSHQPVKSGYFDGFIAKFDSNGVREWGTYYGGLLNESINSILIDSNENFYVCGETNSKESISTIGAHQTTAGNLLDSTTDGFIAKFNSDGLQQWATYYGGNNLDVLNDCGFDSDGNIIFLGYSRSPNNIATEHSYQETIIKDDGFLVKFTPDGNRIWGTYFGGENNDYFYNIGLDSDYNIYCFGKTNSVNNISSPGVFQETYIESSGNYSTGCLIKFNNNGQKLWGSYFFPEILGGSVTKSGSIYFAGRAESGFQATENVFQETQNSGTKSYLVKFNTNGQREWATYFGGEMADNASTVYADNNFNIFLGGSTNSKTNIATPGTHQENLYPDKISYQPNTADAFLVKFKDCDSNASISSNSPICFGKTLELRASGGNGYTWTGPNGFTSSDQNPIITNVNSLNNGEYTCTLTGSDLCNNILKIKVTIGDIESPIPNLAILPIITGDCNTTITSLPTATDACAGQITGTTTSPLSYNLPGNYTIIWNYTDGNGNTSTQNQIVTITGQPLPSADPLQIFCVDQNAGLNDIQITGENVKWYSNLTGGTLVPITTLLQDKATYYASQTINGCESDRVPVKINIQVTFPPTGDANQQFCTGQNPTIANLQVTGNSVKWYNSSTNGSLLAETTNLENGKTYYASQTENSCESPRFEVRVSIVNTPSVPSGNPTQEFCKNENPTLENIPMNGQNLKWYDTNFSATPLPNTTLLENNRTYYASQTIGCEGDRTPILIKVHDTPAPTGNNSQQFCIDEIATLENLNITGTNIKWYDSATAGNILPETTLLQNAVYYAAQTLNSCESDRFAVNVKIQDTQIPIADSPQIFCIQKNAKISDIDVSGQSKKWYESISSNTSISESTLLENGMTYYVSQTISNCESDRIPVSITILGVTTGDCINFVDELPFPKFFTPNGDGYNDIWTIDAAYLAPGTGIKIYDRYGKLIKELAPNTSWNGTYLGNLEPASDYWFLATRFNGTEFRGHFSLKR
- a CDS encoding MFS transporter, which gives rise to MKTNPNQKNSLKHVLFGSLIGTTIEFFDFYIYANAAVLVFPQLFFPSADSTMATLESLATFSIAFLSRPLGSAFFGHYGDKIGRKFTLVAALLTMGISTVTIGFLPSYESIGVAAPLLLMLCRFGQGVGLGGEWGGAVLLAIENAPPNKRAWYGMFPQLGAPIGLLLSGGTFLLLTDSMSNEDFMDYGWRIPFIASALLVIVGFYIRTKITETPSFENSKKEQEEVKVPFLELVKSYKNQLIFGTFAAITTFLVFYLMTVFTLSWATSDLGIVKRDGLLIQLFSVLFFALFIPVSAVVADKIGRRKMLILATAAIAVFGFFFAYFLSTGNIALVTVFACIGMSLMGFTYGPLGTFLSELFPTNVRYSGASLTFNMAGILGAAFAPMIAIWLAKTYDVSYVGFYLVIAALISLISFLVISKDEHKF
- a CDS encoding B12-binding domain-containing radical SAM protein; the encoded protein is MKTKIFVITPPFTQLNTPYPATAYIKGFLNTKNIESVQADLGIDVILELFSKKGLSDLFEVSSFRFQVSGSDVSDNSKRIFALQDEYIKTIDSVIQFLQGKNPTLALQICQEDFLPEASRFAQLEELDWAFGTMGTQDKAKHLATLYLEDISDFIVECVDENFGFSRYAERLGRSANSFDELYAELQKEPTYIDSILISLLKAKIEAVKPTLFLISVPFPGNLYSAFRSAQWVKQNHPEIKISMGGGFPNTELRSLSDKRVFEFFDFITLDDGEVPIEELIANLENPDYNSYKRTFLLENGKVVYKNNSLKHDYKQAYVGTPDYSDLPLDKYISVTEIVNPMHRMWSDGRWNKLTMAHGCYWGKCTFCDISLDYIKVYEPVVASLLCDRIEELIEKTGQNGFHFVDEAAPPALMRALALEILKRKLAVTWWTNIRFEKSFSKDLCLLLKASGCIAVSGGLEVASDRLLKLIDKGVTVEQVAKVTRNFTEAGIMVHAYLMYGYPTQTIQETVDSLEMVRQLFEAGVLQSGFWHQFALTAHSPVGLYPEQFGVTKKTEKIGTFANNDIEYTDATGINHDKFSFGLKKSLFNFMHGICFDYELQEWFDFKIPKTKIHPDFIFNALEEQNDFNTKPNAKVVWLGGKPSAELFTKSKKGRSWEMMSLTFHDKKESFDIQTSKEEGEWLISILSKISISKTKNVTFQEVKNDFETSLEDFELFWYSKPINTLREFGLLVL